In one window of Hevea brasiliensis isolate MT/VB/25A 57/8 chromosome 10, ASM3005281v1, whole genome shotgun sequence DNA:
- the LOC110669986 gene encoding geranylgeranyl pyrophosphate synthase, chloroplastic-like — YANNYISQKATSINQALEASVSLREPAKIHESMRYSLLVGSKRVRPALCLAARELVGGNDSMAMPAACAVEKIHTMSLIHDDLPCMDNDNLRRGKPTNHIVFGEDVAVLAGDALLAFAFEHIAVSTLNVSPARIVQAVGELARAIGAEGLVAGKVVDIRSEGLSEVGLEKLEFIHVHKTAKLLEGAVVLGAILGGGTDKEVEKLRKYARDIGLLFQVVDDILDVTKSSQELGKTAGKDLVADNVTYPKLLGIKKSREFAEKLNKEAQGQLAGFDPEKAAPLIALANYIAYRQN; from the coding sequence tatgctaacaattaCATATCCCAAAAGGCTACTTCCATTAACCAAGCTTTAGAAGCTTCTGTTTCCCTCCGTGAACCTGCTAAAATTCATGAGTCTATGCGGTATTCCCTCTTGGTCGGCAGCAAGAGGGTCCGACCAGCACTATGCCTCGCTGCGCGTGAGCTTGTTGGTGGGAACGATTCCATGGCGATGCCCGCTGCTTGCGCCGTGGAAAAGATCCATACCATGTCTCTTATACATGATGACCTCCCTTGCATGGACAACGATAATCTCCGCCGTGGAAAGCCCACCAATCACATCGTGTTTGGAGAGGATGTGGCGGTTCTTGCCGGTGACGCACTCTTAGCATTCGCCTTTGAACACATCGCTGTTTCTACTTTAAATGTTTCCCCTGCTAGAATTGTCCAGGCAGTTGGGGAATTGGCGAGGGCTATTGGTGCAGAAGGGCTAGTTGCTGGCAAAGTAGTTGATATAAGATCTGAGGGCTTATCTGAGGTGGGTTTAGAAAAGCTTGAATTTATTCATGTTCACAAGACCGCCAAGTTACTGGAGGGGGCGGTGGTGTTAGGGGCCATATTGGGTGGAGGGACCGATAAGGAAGTGGAAAAGTTGAGGAAATATGCGAGAGATATTGGGTTGTTGTTTCAGGTGGTGGATGATATTCTTGATGTGACTAAATCATCCCAAGAATTGGGGAAAACTGCAGGCAAGGACTTGGTGGCAGATAATGTTACATATCCCAAACTTCTGGGGATTAAGAAATCAAGGGAATTTGCAGAGAAGCTGAATAAGGAAGCTCAGGGGCAGCTGGCTGGATTCGATCCTGAGAAGGCAGCTCCATTGATTGCTTTGGCTAATTACATCGCTTATAGGCAAAACTAA